One window of Anaerolineales bacterium genomic DNA carries:
- a CDS encoding DMT family transporter: protein MANKQTAGIIAAITSAIFLGTTPVFGKLAILHGYSPFTVVALRTGFAATILLLFIAIFDRRYLYIFPVGLIGCGLAGMINGLGSLFYYLALERLNANMGQLLYSLYPFFVAMWLILDHQPPSRLTIFRISLATLAVLFLTNVPDKPMDLGGVAMMICAAILYAMHLPINQRVLYEVPAPTVALYTLLSMSAVVVPAYLIFDRTLPPPDAPWFPIVGLTFVTVFSRVALFLGVKKIGGMQTALLGLAELLVAILFSHLLLGEKLIFTQWLGATGLAVSLVLVMYEKPAPMAPAVKTGWLSWIRPPALPKDTFGPYE, encoded by the coding sequence TTGGCAAATAAACAAACAGCCGGGATCATAGCGGCAATCACATCTGCGATCTTTCTCGGAACAACTCCGGTGTTCGGCAAACTCGCCATCCTGCATGGGTATTCCCCATTCACTGTCGTCGCCTTGCGCACAGGATTCGCCGCGACGATTCTACTGCTCTTCATTGCGATATTCGACAGACGATATCTCTATATTTTCCCTGTGGGCTTGATCGGATGCGGACTCGCCGGGATGATCAATGGATTGGGTTCGCTATTCTATTACCTGGCTCTTGAGAGACTTAACGCCAACATGGGACAGTTGTTATATTCGCTTTACCCTTTTTTTGTGGCGATGTGGTTGATCCTCGACCATCAACCGCCGAGCCGATTGACGATCTTCCGCATCTCGCTTGCAACGCTCGCCGTGCTTTTTCTGACGAACGTCCCTGATAAGCCCATGGACCTTGGCGGGGTCGCCATGATGATCTGTGCGGCAATCCTTTATGCGATGCACCTGCCCATCAATCAGCGCGTTTTGTACGAAGTGCCTGCGCCGACTGTTGCGTTGTATACCCTTCTGTCAATGAGCGCGGTTGTGGTCCCGGCCTACCTGATCTTTGACCGGACCCTTCCGCCGCCGGATGCCCCATGGTTTCCAATTGTAGGCTTGACGTTCGTGACCGTCTTTTCACGGGTGGCGTTGTTCCTCGGGGTGAAAAAGATCGGGGGAATGCAAACCGCGCTTCTTGGGCTGGCTGAACTACTGGTTGCCATTCTGTTCAGCCATCTGCTGCTTGGGGAAAAATTGATATTTACCCAATGGCTTGGTGCGACAGGACTGGCTGTAAGCCTTGTGCTTGTCATGTACGAGAAACCGGCGCCAATGGCACCTGCGGTAAAGACCGGCTGGCTCTCGTGGATTCGCCCGCCTGCATTACCCAAGGATACATTCGGACCATATGAATAA
- a CDS encoding pyridoxal-phosphate dependent enzyme, whose product MTFIIKCLDCGHNAPYFPTSTTCPKCGSQWREAEYDYELLGKTLRDKVRTRQFDLWRYRELLPVRNPNTSLSLGEGYTPLIRAGNLGLMLGCPNIFIKDERQGPTASFKDRQAAVTIAALKEAGITEMVAASTGNVAISYSAYASRSGMKLWAFVTSLVPAVKMREIALYGSQVIKITGSYDQCKQVAAEFARQRKLYLDMGARTITSIEAMKTIAFEISDQLTDILGPGENSKLRTPDWYVQAISGGMGPLGVHKGFREMQQMGWVDRIPAFAPIQADGCAPMVYSWKKGLAKAEPVASPKTHIETLATGDPGRAYEFLKGHVDSTGGVFESVTDEEAFRAMHVLAKMEGISAEPAAGAAFAGLFKLIRAGVIKPSETVVINCTGHTMPAEQRILGENWARDVKFPSVTQAPQEEGLLSALTQVAPERFPKVAIIEDTLEARRLIRRILQSQGNFTILEAENGRAGIDLIQRELPDLVVLDLMMPEMDGYSVIEALRAHPETATIPIIVATAKELTADEKNRLSGHIQALLQKGDFLNDEFLEEVRSLLK is encoded by the coding sequence GTGACGTTTATCATCAAATGCCTGGACTGCGGGCATAATGCGCCGTATTTCCCAACTTCCACCACATGCCCCAAGTGCGGCAGTCAATGGCGCGAAGCGGAATACGATTATGAATTGCTCGGTAAAACCCTTCGGGACAAAGTCAGGACCAGGCAATTCGACCTGTGGCGATATCGCGAACTCCTCCCGGTGCGCAACCCAAATACCAGCCTTTCATTGGGTGAAGGCTACACTCCGTTAATCCGCGCCGGAAACCTCGGTTTGATGCTGGGTTGTCCGAACATTTTCATCAAAGATGAACGTCAAGGTCCGACAGCCTCGTTCAAAGACAGGCAGGCAGCAGTAACAATCGCGGCATTGAAAGAGGCGGGAATTACGGAAATGGTCGCCGCATCAACCGGTAATGTCGCGATTTCATATTCGGCTTACGCATCACGATCCGGGATGAAACTCTGGGCGTTTGTTACAAGTCTCGTCCCGGCGGTCAAGATGCGCGAGATTGCCTTATATGGCAGTCAGGTCATAAAGATAACCGGGTCATACGACCAATGCAAACAGGTCGCGGCAGAATTTGCACGTCAGCGCAAACTTTATCTGGATATGGGTGCCCGAACGATCACTTCGATCGAAGCAATGAAAACAATTGCTTTTGAGATCTCGGACCAGCTGACGGACATCCTCGGACCTGGAGAAAACTCAAAGTTACGTACCCCCGATTGGTACGTCCAGGCAATCAGTGGCGGAATGGGACCGCTTGGCGTGCATAAGGGGTTTCGCGAAATGCAGCAAATGGGTTGGGTCGACCGCATTCCTGCATTCGCACCAATCCAGGCGGATGGATGCGCACCGATGGTTTACAGCTGGAAGAAAGGCCTTGCAAAAGCCGAGCCCGTGGCATCGCCCAAGACACATATCGAAACGCTTGCCACAGGCGATCCGGGACGCGCATATGAATTTCTCAAAGGTCATGTCGATTCTACCGGCGGGGTGTTCGAAAGCGTGACCGACGAAGAGGCATTCCGGGCAATGCACGTACTTGCCAAGATGGAGGGGATCTCAGCGGAACCCGCCGCTGGAGCCGCTTTTGCAGGGTTATTCAAATTGATCCGAGCGGGGGTCATCAAACCGAGCGAGACAGTCGTGATCAACTGCACGGGGCATACCATGCCCGCCGAGCAGCGCATCCTGGGTGAAAATTGGGCTCGCGATGTCAAGTTCCCCTCGGTAACCCAGGCGCCGCAGGAAGAGGGATTGCTCTCCGCACTCACTCAGGTTGCCCCGGAACGTTTCCCCAAAGTTGCCATTATCGAAGACACTCTTGAAGCAAGGCGCTTGATCCGCCGCATTCTGCAATCACAAGGGAACTTTACGATTCTCGAAGCGGAAAATGGGCGTGCCGGCATCGACCTTATCCAACGCGAGCTCCCAGATCTTGTGGTACTTGACCTGATGATGCCGGAAATGGACGGCTACTCTGTTATCGAAGCGCTGCGCGCTCATCCCGAAACGGCAACGATACCCATTATCGTTGCAACCGCAAAGGAATTGACTGCTGACGAAAAGAACAGATTAAGCGGGCATATTCAGGCGCTCCTGCAAAAAGGGGATTTCCTCAACGATGAATTCCTCGAAGAGGTGCGGTCCTTGTTGAAGTAA
- a CDS encoding GAF domain-containing protein: MPKKQKINKRLDNLFKGIQPEKTAREQPPKPRGDKEAPHPKPEESSASPQVEVVARQPAADSSPIPAPNPEAATTPRRTQRRSTGALTLRTEALPPLSGSETSYSTTIQLGEDDWALLRMVDQNQNRTFTTDEQLLIRQVTDQLSLALENARLFQETQRRAQELSIVNKVVSAVASSLDLQTTLQSVSDNLVSLLDAQNVGIAMMNEEKSHLVLAAEASRSFEQTNDIGLLLPIHGNIPTEEVIRTRKPVFVKDVENNPLAEPVREPLLKRGTKNLLILPLLDEKEVIGTIGVAFSEPARVVTQDELRILETIVAQIGAAVQKNQLFTQVEQSETNFRALFSAMEDVVLVINRDGRYLQIAPTNPSLLIRTPQELLGKTFHELFPQDMADNFLDKVRNTLASSEKITFEYELNLGGRLFWFLANLTKMDESRVFWVARDITERKMAEEAIRRRNEYLAVSAEIGKLVTSTLDLNTIFARAVNLLTDRFKFYYAAIFIVEETGFNAILKEATGDTGAERKKRGYQVLLDDKSIVGSVASSGSVVVANNVSENPLYVHDPLLPETRAEAAIPLRIGPRIIGVIDIQSQEVNAFNEDEISVLQTLADQIAVAIDNARSFELSQHAVLEMREADRLKSQFLANMSHELRTPLNSIIGFSRVILKGIDGPVTELMQQDLTAIYNSGQHLLGLINDILDSAKIEAGKMELAFDEVNITDLVHSVLSTMTGIVKDKPIELRQNIDPSTPPVRADAIRIRQVMINLLSNAAKFTEEGSISVEVGPYKEKGRNMVRISVRDTGPGISIKDQEKLFQPFSQVDASPTRKSGGTGLGLSISKQLINMHGGEIWVDSLEGHGSTFYFTLPLYHRDIEAELDGSKVIMTIDDDMQVIGLYERYLQPQGYHVVPLTDPARAVETARKVKPFAITLDIMMPGIDGWAVLDSLKSNRDTRNIPVIICSIVEDVEKGYNLGASDYLVKPILEEDLVNSLDRFNADGTIREVLIIDDNPNDLRLIGKMLTDDGRYKPILAEGGHNGWTILSSGNPPQAVILDLFMPEMDGFQILELMQSDRKLRDIPAIIISGMDVTPEQKNQLKEYGQRLLTKGSFNEKELLTSIQRSLERMQSKLK; encoded by the coding sequence ATGCCAAAGAAACAGAAAATCAACAAGCGTCTTGATAACCTATTCAAGGGCATCCAGCCGGAGAAAACTGCCCGGGAACAGCCTCCCAAGCCGAGGGGCGATAAAGAAGCGCCTCATCCCAAACCGGAAGAATCCTCCGCCTCTCCCCAGGTCGAGGTGGTTGCCCGCCAACCTGCTGCTGACTCCTCCCCCATTCCTGCGCCAAACCCCGAAGCTGCCACCACTCCCCGAAGGACGCAGCGCCGTTCCACAGGCGCGTTGACTTTACGCACCGAAGCGCTCCCTCCATTATCAGGATCGGAGACGTCATACTCGACCACCATTCAACTCGGAGAAGACGATTGGGCGCTCTTGCGAATGGTGGATCAAAATCAAAATCGCACATTCACCACCGACGAACAGTTGCTCATCCGACAGGTGACCGATCAACTGTCACTGGCTCTGGAGAACGCACGCCTGTTTCAGGAAACTCAACGGCGCGCCCAGGAATTATCGATCGTCAATAAAGTGGTTTCTGCGGTTGCGAGTTCGCTAGACCTGCAAACCACACTTCAAAGTGTTTCCGATAATCTGGTCAGTCTCCTCGACGCCCAGAACGTGGGTATTGCGATGATGAACGAGGAAAAATCGCACCTGGTCCTCGCCGCGGAAGCCAGCCGATCATTCGAACAAACGAATGATATCGGTCTTCTCCTTCCAATTCACGGCAACATTCCAACCGAAGAGGTGATCCGAACCCGGAAACCGGTTTTCGTCAAAGACGTGGAGAATAACCCCCTGGCTGAGCCTGTCCGCGAACCTTTGTTGAAACGAGGCACGAAGAATCTTTTGATCCTGCCGCTGCTCGATGAAAAGGAAGTGATCGGGACGATCGGTGTCGCATTTTCCGAACCGGCCCGTGTGGTCACCCAGGACGAACTCCGCATCCTCGAAACGATCGTGGCGCAAATCGGGGCTGCGGTGCAAAAGAACCAGTTGTTCACACAGGTCGAACAATCTGAAACGAACTTCCGCGCTCTCTTTTCAGCGATGGAAGATGTGGTGTTGGTCATTAATCGCGATGGACGCTATCTGCAGATCGCACCAACCAATCCATCTCTCCTTATCCGTACGCCTCAGGAATTACTGGGGAAGACGTTTCACGAACTTTTCCCCCAGGATATGGCTGATAATTTCCTGGATAAGGTTCGTAACACCCTTGCGTCGTCCGAAAAAATCACATTCGAATACGAGTTGAATCTTGGAGGCAGGCTGTTCTGGTTCCTTGCCAACCTGACGAAGATGGACGAGTCGAGGGTATTCTGGGTGGCGCGGGATATTACTGAGCGAAAAATGGCAGAGGAAGCCATTCGCCGCCGAAATGAATATCTTGCGGTTTCGGCAGAGATCGGCAAACTTGTCACTTCCACCCTCGACCTTAACACCATTTTTGCCAGGGCGGTAAATCTGCTTACCGACCGTTTCAAGTTTTATTACGCTGCCATCTTCATCGTGGAGGAAACCGGTTTTAATGCAATTTTGAAGGAAGCCACTGGAGATACGGGTGCTGAAAGGAAAAAACGGGGATACCAAGTGTTGCTCGATGATAAATCGATCGTCGGTTCGGTCGCGTCGAGCGGATCTGTGGTCGTGGCAAATAATGTATCCGAAAACCCGCTTTACGTTCATGATCCTCTTCTGCCGGAAACCCGCGCGGAAGCCGCCATCCCTCTTCGCATTGGTCCGCGCATCATCGGTGTGATCGATATTCAATCCCAGGAAGTCAATGCCTTCAATGAGGATGAAATATCCGTTCTGCAAACACTCGCTGACCAGATAGCCGTTGCGATCGACAACGCCCGGTCTTTCGAACTTTCTCAGCATGCGGTCCTTGAGATGAGGGAGGCGGACAGGTTAAAAAGCCAGTTCCTCGCCAACATGAGCCACGAATTGCGCACGCCATTGAATTCGATCATCGGTTTTTCACGTGTGATCCTGAAAGGGATCGATGGTCCCGTGACTGAACTGATGCAGCAGGACCTGACCGCCATTTACAATTCCGGCCAGCATCTGTTGGGCTTGATCAACGACATCCTCGATTCCGCCAAGATCGAAGCCGGTAAGATGGAACTAGCCTTCGACGAAGTCAATATTACCGACCTTGTCCATAGTGTGTTATCCACCATGACCGGCATCGTCAAGGATAAACCGATCGAGCTGAGGCAAAACATCGATCCGTCCACACCTCCCGTCCGCGCCGATGCGATCCGCATCCGCCAGGTCATGATCAACCTTCTTTCCAATGCCGCCAAATTCACCGAGGAAGGCTCCATTTCAGTGGAAGTCGGTCCTTACAAGGAGAAGGGCAGGAACATGGTGAGGATCAGTGTCAGGGATACGGGTCCTGGAATTTCGATCAAGGACCAGGAAAAACTCTTCCAGCCGTTCTCGCAGGTCGATGCTTCACCCACGCGCAAAAGCGGCGGCACAGGCCTGGGCTTGTCGATCTCCAAGCAATTGATAAATATGCACGGAGGTGAGATTTGGGTCGACAGCCTGGAAGGCCATGGCAGCACTTTTTACTTCACCCTGCCCTTGTATCACAGGGATATCGAGGCGGAACTGGATGGCAGCAAGGTAATCATGACCATCGATGACGACATGCAGGTGATCGGGTTGTACGAGCGCTATCTCCAGCCGCAGGGTTATCACGTTGTGCCGTTGACCGACCCGGCGCGCGCTGTCGAGACCGCCAGAAAGGTCAAGCCATTTGCGATCACTCTCGATATCATGATGCCTGGGATCGATGGCTGGGCTGTATTGGATTCGCTCAAATCGAACCGGGACACCCGCAACATCCCGGTCATCATTTGCAGCATCGTGGAAGACGTCGAAAAGGGATACAACCTCGGCGCTTCGGATTATCTCGTCAAACCGATTCTGGAAGAAGACCTTGTCAACTCGCTCGATCGGTTCAACGCCGATGGGACGATACGCGAAGTACTGATCATCGACGATAACCCGAACGATCTACGGCTCATCGGTAAAATGCTCACAGACGACGGGCGTTATAAACCGATCCTGGCGGAAGGTGGTCATAATGGCTGGACGATCCTTTCATCGGGGAACCCGCCCCAGGCCGTGATCCTGGACCTGTTCATGCCTGAAATGGATGGATTCCAGATCCTCGAACTGATGCAATCGGATCGCAAACTTCGAGACATCCCCGCCATCATCATCAGCGGGATGGATGTCACCCCGGAACAAAAAAACCAATTGAAAGAATACGGTCAGAGGCTATTGACCAAAGGTTCATTCAACGAAAAGGAATTGCTCACCTCCATCCAGCGTTCGCTTGAACGGATGCAATCCAAGCTCAAATAG